One genomic window of Pseudomonas chlororaphis subsp. piscium includes the following:
- a CDS encoding DUF1654 domain-containing protein gives MRIQLNKECSVPAAATTPPSSYERLGLRVQKIINSPNAQKAKAALIFRQPDEAVDEWERLLEEIAENDNVTLAYRDDGGVQIFWVVPKED, from the coding sequence ATGCGCATACAGCTTAATAAGGAATGTTCCGTGCCTGCCGCAGCAACTACCCCACCAAGCTCTTATGAACGCCTCGGTTTGCGCGTTCAGAAAATCATCAACTCGCCCAACGCGCAAAAAGCCAAAGCCGCCCTGATCTTCCGTCAGCCCGACGAAGCGGTCGATGAGTGGGAGCGCCTGCTCGAAGAAATCGCCGAAAACGACAACGTCACCCTCGCCTATCGCGATGACGGCGGTGTGCAGATTTTCTGGGTCGTGCCGAAGGAAGACTGA